In the Thermus caldifontis genome, AAAGACCAGAAGGGCCACCACCCACCACGAGAACATCCCACATACCACCTAGAGTATAGGGGTTTGGGGGTTCCCTTGGGGGAGTATAATCGGGCACGCATGCTTCTGGACGACCGCTACCCGGTGCTGGAGACCCTCGAGGAAAGGGAGGGGACCATCCTTTATCGGGTGGAGGGCGGGGTGGTTTTCTTCTTCCAGGTGCGCACCCCCGAGGACAAGGAGCGCTTTTACCGGTACCGGGCGGCCATCAAACGCTTAGAGGAGCTTGGGCTTGTGGAGGCGGTGGTTTCCGCCAAGCCTGGGCGCTACTACGCCTTTTTCCCCGAGCGTCCCTTGGCCCGGAAAGCGCCGCCTAGGGCTGCTCTGGAGGCCCTGGCTCCCTTGGGATTCGGCCCGGAGCACCTGGCCATGGCCGAGGAAGGAGTGGCCTACCTCTCCCCCTGGCCCCTGGGGCCTGCCCGGCGGGCCTTGGCCCAGGCTCCCTCCCGCCTTCGGCCTGGCTTTCTTCTGGGGGTGGCCCCGGGCCTTCTCCTCTTCCTCCTGGGGCTATGGCTTTTTTCCCAAGGGGTTTACCGCTACTTCAACCCCCCGGAGTACGCCGTGCCGGACCTGGTGGGCAAAACCGCCCGGGAGGCCTTTCTCCTCCTGAAGGATACGGGGCTTAGGCTGGAGGTGGTGGAAGGGAACGACCCCGCCAAGCCCAAGGAGGTGGTGCTGGCCCAAGACCCTCCACCGGGGACCCGCCTTAGGGCTGGGCGCACCGTGCGCCTCACCCTTAACCAGGCCCGGCTGAATCCCTTGCCCGAGCTGAAGGGGCTTCGCCAGGAGGAGGCCGAGGCCCGGCTTTCCCAGCTGGGGTACCGCCTGGCCGGGGTGGCCCAGGTGGAAAGCCCTGAGCCCTTGGGCACGGTCCTGGCCAGCGATCCCCCCCCCGG is a window encoding:
- a CDS encoding PASTA domain-containing protein, with amino-acid sequence MLLDDRYPVLETLEEREGTILYRVEGGVVFFFQVRTPEDKERFYRYRAAIKRLEELGLVEAVVSAKPGRYYAFFPERPLARKAPPRAALEALAPLGFGPEHLAMAEEGVAYLSPWPLGPARRALAQAPSRLRPGFLLGVAPGLLLFLLGLWLFSQGVYRYFNPPEYAVPDLVGKTAREAFLLLKDTGLRLEVVEGNDPAKPKEVVLAQDPPPGTRLRAGRTVRLTLNQARLNPLPELKGLRQEEAEARLSQLGYRLAGVAQVESPEPLGTVLASDPPPGTPLPPGATVRLLVSRGASLGPTVPLPQLTGLGQKEALFLLNAMGLQVQVEEVPSGAPPGTVLAQEPAPGTPMPPGSGVRLRVAVRGEVRVGALNPPRPPSPEARTVTLALDLPQEAEGRQVRLVLLDDRGEHLVYEGEGREGLRVSGTYEVVGEGRFRLYLDGELFQEWAP